ACGAAGGAGGTCGCGCGCATCCTCGGCCTGCTGCCGCAGTCGCCCGTGGCCCCCGAGGGCATCGCCGTCGCCGACCTCGTCGGTCGCGGACGTCATCCCCACCAGCGGGCGCTGTCGCGGTGGAGCGCGCACGACTACGAGGTCGTCGCCGACGCCCTGGACGCGACCGGGATCAGCGACCTCGCCGACCGCAGCGTGGACGAGCTCTCCGGCGGTCAGAGGCAGCGCGTCTGGATCGCGATGGCCCTCGCGCAGGAGACCGACATCCTGCTGCTGGACGAGCCGACGACGTTCCTCGACGTCGCCCACCAGGTCGAGGTGCTCGACCTGCTCACCGACCTCAGCGTCGCGCGCGGCACCACGATCGTCATGGTGCTGCACGACCTCAACCTCGCGGCGCGCTACGCCGACGAGCTGGTCGCCATGAAGGACGGTCGCGTGCACGCGATCGGCGCCCCGCAGGAGATCGTCACCGCCGAACTCGTGCAGGAGGTCTTCGGCCTCCCCAACCAGATCACCATCGACCCGGTCTCCGGCAAGCCGATGGTCACCCCCATCGGAAGGCATCATGTCCGCTGAATCCACCACGACCGAGCGCCCGACCTACATCCTCACCCGCGCCGAGGTGCGCGGCGTCGACCGCGTCTCCCCGTCGTTCGTGCGGGTGACGCTCGGCGGCGAGGAGCTCAGCGAGCTGGGGACGCCGGGGGAGGTGTACGACAGCCGGGTCAAGCTCGTCTTCCCGCCCGCGTCCGGCGTGCTCGCCGAGATCGACCGGTCGACGTACGACTGGTGGGGCTCGTACCTGTCCGTCCCGGAGGAGGAGCGCGGCTCGATGCGCACCTACTCCGTGCGCGAGCTGCGGGTCGACGACGACGGCCGCACCGAGGTCGACATCGACTTCGTGCTGCACCTGGAGCCGGGGCTCACCGGTCCGGCCTCGCGGTGGGCGAGCACCGCCGCGGTGGGTCAGGAGCTGTGGCTGGTCGGCCCGCGCCGCGGCGTCGTCGCGCACGGCGGGGCGGAGTACGCGCCGGGGGCGGCGACCTCGGTGGTCCTCGTCGGCGATGAGACCGCGGCCCCCGCCATCGCCCGCATCCTGGAGGACGCCCCGCGTGACCTCCGCGGCGTCGCGTTCATCGAGGTGCCGTCGCCCGCCGACGTGCTCGCGATCGACGTGCCGGCCGGGGTCGACGTGCACTGGCTCCCGCGCGACATCGGCGAGCCGCACGGCCTTCGCCTCATCCCCGCGGTGCTCGAGTATCTGGGGGACGACGACGCCCAGGACGAGATCCGCGTCACCGACATCGAGGGGGAGGACCTCCTGTGGGAGACCCCCGAGTACTCGAGCCTGGGGGAGGAGATCCCCCGTGAGGACGACCGCGCCGGCCGCTACTTCTGGATCGCGGGCGAGAGCGGTGTCGTGACGACGCTGCGTCGGCACCTCGTGAAGGACCTCGGCGTCGACCGCGCACAGGTCGCGTTCATGGGCTACTGGCGCCGCGGCGTCGCGATGCGGGGCTGAGATGACCGAGGCCATCGATCGCCACGGCCTGGAGGGGGAGTCCCTCGTCCTCGGCTACGGCCGCACCCGGGTCGTGCACGACGTATCCCTGCGCCTCGCGCCGGGCCGGGTGACCACGCTGATCGGACCGAACGGCAGCGGCAAGTCGACCGTCCTCCGCGCCCTCGCGCGGCTGCACCGCATCGATGCGGGGACCGTGCGCGTCGGCGGCGCGGAGTCGCGCGACGCCGCCACGCTCTCCGCCAAGGAGTTCGCGAAGACCGTCGCGATGCTGTCGCAGTCCCGGCCGCACCCGTCCGGGATCGAGGTCTCCGACGTCGTCGCCTACGGCCGCCACCCGCACCGCGGACGGTTCTCCGGCGTGAGCGACGCCGACCGAGCGGCCGTGGCGCGCGCCCTCGCCCTCACCGGCCTCTCCGCCATGGCCGCCCGTCCGGTCGACCAGCTCTCCGGCGGCGAGCTGCAGCGCGTCTGGCTGGCGACCGCACTCGCCCAGGACACCGGGGTGCTGCTGCTCGACGAGCCGACCAACCACCTCGACCTGCGCTACCAGGTGGAGACCCTCGACCTGGTGCGGGAGCTCGCCGACGACCACGGCACCGCGCTCGGCGTCGTGCTGCACGACCTCGACCACGCCGCCTCGGTCGCCGACGACGTCGTGCTGATGCACCGCGGCCGGGTCCACGCGGCGGGGGCGCCCGCCGAAGTGCTCACCGGCGAGAACCTCTCGCACGTGTACGGCCTGCGCATCGACACCGCCCTCGACGAGGAGACCGGGCTGGTGCGGGTGCGTCCGCGCGGCCGCCACCACGGTCGCCTCCGCGCCCCCTCCGCCTCCTGATCCCGACCCCTGAAGGAACCACCGATGAAGAAGACCTCCCTCGCCGTGCTCGCCCTCGGCGGCGCCCTCACCCTCGCGCTCGCCGGCTGTGGCACCACGCAGACGCCGTCCGCCGAGGGATCGGACGCCCCGACCTCGACGAGCGCGGGCTGCACGGACGACACCACGAGCACCTCGACCGGGGCGGTCTCCGTCACCGACGACCTCGGCCGCACGGTCGAGCTCGACACGCCGGCCGAGCGGATCGCGGTGCTCGAGTGGCAGCAGATCGAGGACGCCCTGTCGCTGTGCGTGACGCCGGTCGCGGTGGCCGACGCCGAGGGGTACAGCACCTGGGTCACCGCGGAGGAGCTGCCGGAGGGCGTCGTCGACGTGGGCACCCGCCAGGAGCCGAACCTGGAGACGCTGTTCGGCACCGACC
This genomic stretch from Microbacterium sp. Nx66 harbors:
- a CDS encoding ABC transporter ATP-binding protein → MTAAHRLSAEGVTLSYGDRTVVEGLDLQIAPGKITTIVGANGCGKSTLLRALARLLSPGDGEVVLDGKSIHARPTKEVARILGLLPQSPVAPEGIAVADLVGRGRHPHQRALSRWSAHDYEVVADALDATGISDLADRSVDELSGGQRQRVWIAMALAQETDILLLDEPTTFLDVAHQVEVLDLLTDLSVARGTTIVMVLHDLNLAARYADELVAMKDGRVHAIGAPQEIVTAELVQEVFGLPNQITIDPVSGKPMVTPIGRHHVR
- a CDS encoding siderophore-interacting protein, with protein sequence MSAESTTTERPTYILTRAEVRGVDRVSPSFVRVTLGGEELSELGTPGEVYDSRVKLVFPPASGVLAEIDRSTYDWWGSYLSVPEEERGSMRTYSVRELRVDDDGRTEVDIDFVLHLEPGLTGPASRWASTAAVGQELWLVGPRRGVVAHGGAEYAPGAATSVVLVGDETAAPAIARILEDAPRDLRGVAFIEVPSPADVLAIDVPAGVDVHWLPRDIGEPHGLRLIPAVLEYLGDDDAQDEIRVTDIEGEDLLWETPEYSSLGEEIPREDDRAGRYFWIAGESGVVTTLRRHLVKDLGVDRAQVAFMGYWRRGVAMRG
- a CDS encoding ABC transporter ATP-binding protein; its protein translation is MTEAIDRHGLEGESLVLGYGRTRVVHDVSLRLAPGRVTTLIGPNGSGKSTVLRALARLHRIDAGTVRVGGAESRDAATLSAKEFAKTVAMLSQSRPHPSGIEVSDVVAYGRHPHRGRFSGVSDADRAAVARALALTGLSAMAARPVDQLSGGELQRVWLATALAQDTGVLLLDEPTNHLDLRYQVETLDLVRELADDHGTALGVVLHDLDHAASVADDVVLMHRGRVHAAGAPAEVLTGENLSHVYGLRIDTALDEETGLVRVRPRGRHHGRLRAPSAS